In Leclercia sp. LSNIH1, the genomic stretch TGCAGCTTCTCCGACTCTTGCTTCACTCGCCGCCCCCAATTGGACACCGACACGCATACCTGCGGACCTGCTGAGTGAGCGGCCCGACGTGCGCGCCGCCGAAGCGAAGTTCGCAGCCGAAACCGCGCGCTGGAACGCAGCCGAAGGCGAACGCTTCCCTAAGCTGGTGTTGGACCTGAGCGGCGGACGGCAGCGCGTTGAGAGTGCGGGGACGCGCATTACCGGCAACATTTTTTCACTTGGGGCCGGGGTTTCGTTGCCGATCTTCGATGGTGGCGCGATCCGTGCCGGCATCGAGACCGGAGAGGCGCGCAGCCGAGCTGCGCGCGCGGAGTTCGAGCGCACTTTGTTGAGTGCATTGCAGGACGTAGAGAACGCATACCTCGGTTGGCATACGCAGCACGCCGCACTGGAGCATCAGACCGAGGGGGTCGCAGTCGCGGAGCGTCAGCTCGATCGCAGCCGCCGTCTGTTTGAGGCGGGACAAGTGGACGCCACGGTGGTGGCCGAGGCTGAGGCGGGGGTGATGTCAGCGCAGGCTTCGCTGATCCGCACGCGGGCCGAGACAGCCGTGCAATGGGGTGTGCTGGCAAAAGCACTATCCGGCCCACCTGTTTGATCGGGGAAGCTTGCTGGAGCAGCTTGCGAAGGCTAGATAGCGTGGCGCAAGGCGAAGGTGGTGAGGCCTAAGTGAGGAGGAATGCGAACATGGAAATTCGGCATCTGCGCTACTTTCTAGCGGTGGCAGAGGAACTGCACTTTGCCCGAGCCGCAGAGCGCCTCCACATCGAGACATCGCCGCTGTCGCGCGCCATCAAAGAGCTTGAAGAGGAGTTGGGCGTAGCGCTATTTGCGAGAACCACTCGGAGCACCCGCTTGACTCGTGCAGGCAGACTCTTCTTTGAGAGCGTACCCCGTGTCTTCGCAGCTTTGCAGCAGGCGCGCGACAGTGTGAACGCCGCAGCCAATGGCTTTCATTGCCAGCTCCGTATTGCATTGTCTGATGGAATCACGCCATCGCGCCTGCCTGCGTTGTTGGCGCTCTGCCGGCAGGAAGAGCCGGAAGTGGAAGTTCGCTTCTTCGAAGTGCCTTTGTCACAGCAAATCAAGGGATTGTGTGGCGAACTGTACGATCTCGGCTTCGCTCAATCGGATGAAGTCGGCGAAGGCATCATCGCCGTGCCGGTGTGGAGTGACCCTCTGATGGTAGCTGTGCCCGCACGGCACCCCTTGCTATCCCACAAACAGATTCCCCTGGAAGAGCTGTTGCGGTATCCGCTGGTGCTCTGCGACGCGGTGGCGTGTGAGGGCCATGCTCGGCAAGTTGAACGGGTGCTACGTCGCGTGGACATTGAGCCTCTAATTGCCGAACGCGTGACTTCCAGCGATCTAATGATGGTCCTGGTTTCGGCGGGACTTGCACTAGGCCTCACAGGAGGTGCGCATATTACTGCCAGCAGGGAACAGGGTGTGGTCGCACGGCCGCTGACTGGAGGTTCGCCCATGCTCACGACCTATCTGCTACGACCGGCCAGCGAGCCGTCAGAAATACTGACTCGCTTCATGGAACGCGTTCATTCGATCAAATCTCCAGACGCCAAAAGTCGGCGGTAAACCATCACACAATCTCCCAAGGAAACTTAACCATGAAGAAGATTGCTCTCATATTGCTTTCCTCGACACTGGCAGCCTGCAGCCCATCCGGGAAACCAGATAAAGGCAACCTTCCGACGGTCGATGAATTAGCGCTCAATCCTGAGCGGCTGAAAAAGTTGCGCCAGCAATGCAAGTTGGATCGTCCTATGCTGGGCGACCAACTATGTAACCGGGTTGCCGAGGCTACGCGAAAGCGCTTTTACGAAGATGGCGATGTGCCCTACACCACACCTAAAGAGCCGCCGAAGTTCTAAGCTGGTGGTCACGCTGGAGTATGTATGCCGGATATGAAAAACTTGAAGGAGAATTGCAATGGGCTGGATCTATCTTGTTTTGGCTGGATTGTTTGAAATCGGATGGCCGGTCGGGCTGAAAATGGCGCAAGAGCCAACATCGCGTTGGAGTGGGGTCGCAGTAGCCGTCTCTTTCATGACAATTAGCGGCGCCTTCCTATGGCTTGCTCAGCGTCAGATACCGATTGGGACTGCTTATGCGGTGTGGACGGGTATCGGAGCGGCGGGAACGTTCTTAGTCGGAATTCATTTCTATGGCGACCCAACCTCCCTGATGCGATACCTTGGCGTGGCGCTGATCATCCTGGGCGTTATCACGCTCAAGTTATCGAGTTGAGTACTAGCTCCTTTGATAGCGTAGTCACTGGGACACCCTGCGACACAGACTGGATCGGGTTCTGGGAACTCGCACGGTCACCTCCTCCTAGTCGTTATATGTGGTGAGCTTGCCGCAGCCTCGGGAGAGTTCGAGCCAGTGCGCGTAAGGCGGTGGAGCAGCCATTCCGGGTGCTCCACCTTCAGCTCCTGCAAAGGTGGAGAAAGAGTGTGGGTTGGCTAGCATGGCGCGGCCAAGAATCACCAAACCCATCTACCTGCCAGCGATCACGTGCTCGGCCATTCGCGGATCGTCGATGCCCCAACTCACTGCCACAGGTAGCCCAGTCTCGCGGCTCATGCGTTTGGCAAAGGGGCTGACGCGACGGCCGGCAACCAGCGGCTGGCCATTCGCTTCCTTGACATTAACCAGTCCGGCTCGGCCGTGGCAGGCCGCCGCGACCACCCTGCCGTCAGCCCAAGCGCCCGACAGCAGATTGACGAGCGCCCCGCTCCGGGTAAGTCCCACATGGTGCCATGGCCGCCGGGCAGGAACATCACCGCACCCCCTTCCGGGGCGATGCTGTCGATCTTCAGCGAGCCTTCGAGCTTGTCCATCGACACCTTGTCATCGAGGAAGCATTCCACGCTCGGCGGGTTCATGCCTTCGCTCGCTATGGAATGAGGATCCACCGGAATCTCGCCGCCGGCGATTGACGCAATATCCACATTGGCACCTGCATCGACCAAGGCGTAGTACGGGGTGGACTGTTCCTCGAACCACACGCCGGTCAGGCGCGGGTCGTCGCCCATCGTTGCCTGCGAAGTCAAAACCAGCAGAATCTCGAGGGGAGTTCCCATCATGGTTTTCTCAGTTCAGACGCTTGGGATCAAGCGGCCAGCGACCATTACGCCTGCTTGGCTTTGCGCGCTGTCTCGACCAAGCTGTCGAGCCAGTCCTGATGGCCGTTGATCATCGGGTTGGGTTTGGCGTTGTGCAGCTCCTCGGCCGGCTTGCCCTTCTGCGTTTCCTGCGTGAGGATGCGCACGCGCCCGCCGTCCAGGTTCTCGACCAGCCAGGCGTGATGCACATCCAGGCGCGTATCTGTGCCTTCCTCGCCGGACCAGCCGTGCCAGGCCACGCGGCCGGGTTGCCCATCCGCAGGTGCCACGTACTCGTTGCACTGCCCCTCTACCGGGAAGCCGAAGGTCTCGAAATAAAATCGATCGCCGTCGGCCAGTACCGGGCCTTTGCCGCCATGAAAGCGCACGTTAGCCGAGTTGGCGTAGTAGCTTGGCCACAGCGATGGTGTGACGAGTAGCGGCCATACGTCGGCCGCGCTCAAGCCGGCGGCGATGATCTCATTAGAGGCGAAATTCTCAGTAAAGCCCGGCGTGTAGCCTTCGGGCCAGAGGATGGCGTTCTGTTGCTTGCTCATATCGAAGCTCCTTCACAAAATGTCAATGACGCAACAGGGGTGGCTGCGTCATTCAAGTGGTCATAGAGCAATCATGAGCCTCCCTGTGAAATAAGTGAAATCCTAATTTTTTATTTTTGAAATCATATAATTTGATATCAGCGTCTAGGTTCTGCCATCCGCCGACAAGGCTATCTCGCAGCGGTGCTACGAAAGGGTCCGTCTCCAATTGAGCCGGCTGATTGCATATTTGTAGTGCGAGGCAGAGTTGTGCTGAGCATGACGATGAGAGCCATCTTGCCTACTTGTTGTTAGCACAGGAAGTGAACAGCAGTGCTCGTATCCAGCGATGTGCTGGATCGTGATGGGTGCGTTCGTGCCAAGCAGCCGTCTTGGTGAACCCCGGTATCTTCATCGGCGGCAGGGAGATAGCCAGCTTGTCCATACCGGCGACCAAGCGGCTCGGCAAGATCGCGACCATGTCACTGGCACGCAGGATGTCTGGCAAGATCAGAAAGCTCTTGACCGACAGTGTGACGCTTCGTTGTTTGCCCAACTGTTCTAGCGCATCGTCGGTGACGCCGCGGAAACCTCCACCATCGTAGGAAACAAGCGCATGGTCGAGAGCACAGAACTGCTTAACTGTCAGCTTGCGCCCCATAGCCGCTGGATGGTCTTCCCGCAGGACACACACGTAGTGCTCCTTGAATAGCTCTCGGGCATGCAGATTTGGCGGAGTGATCTCTGGCGTCAGGAGGGCTAGATCGATTTGACCGCGCTCAAGCTGGTTCTGTAGCAGTCCGCTCTCGACTGGCACTAATGAGACTCGAACGCGCGGTGCGTGCTGTTTGAGTGCCGATAGAAATGGGACAGCAATGGCACGCAGCGCATAGTCCGTCGCGGCGATGGAGAAGGTCAGTTGTGCGGTGGCCGGGTCGAAAGAAGGTGGCTGGAGCAGCGCGTCGATTTCCGCTAGCACCTGTTTGACAGATATCCCTATGTCTAGCGCCCGCTGCGTCGGAACGATGCCCCGCTGCGCACGCGCGAACAGCGGGTCGCCGAAGCTTTCACGCAGCCGCGCAAGCATGCCGCTCAAGGCCGGTTGGGTTAGTCCAAGACGTGCTGCCGCCCGTGTCACGTTGCGTTCGTCCAACAATACGTCCAGCGCCTTGAGTAAGTTGAGATCCATGCTCTTGATATCTTTCATTCTTATCCAGATTTCAATAAATAATTCTTTCCCATGATATCTAGATTCTGCTCATGAGGGGAGCGAGACCCAGCGAGAATTTTTTTCTGGGCAACCTCTTGGAAACTCCAAATGCGCCATAGGGTGCTTTAGTTTGCGGCGTTTGTCTTCGACTCGCCCCGCCGCTCATTCTTTCTTTTCCCTCGACCGTTGTGCTCAAAACGGTCTTTGACGGGCACCCACGCGGCACCGATCCTCGCTCTATGCGGCACGTTCCTGTGCCGCTTTTGAACGAGGAATCAGTGCAGGGAAATCGGAGGCCAGTCAATGCAAGCTCAGGGCGTACTGTTCGGGCAGATCGCCGCCGTATTCGGCATCGTGATCGCCGGCGTGTGGGGTGCAACGCAATGGACAGCCGCCGCCCTGGGCTATCAACTACGCCTTGGCTCGCCATGGTTCGACTTCTTTGGAACCCCGGTCTATCACCCTTGGCGGCTGTTCGAGTGGTGGTTCTTCTTTGATGCCTACGCGCCGCACGTCTTCGATATCGGCGGGGCCATCGCGGGTGGAAGTGGTCTGGTGGCCGTGGTGGTCGCCATCGCCATGTCGGTGTGGCGCTCGCGGCAAGCGCGCCTTGTCACCACCTACGGTTCGGCACGCTGGGCCGATGCGGAAGACATACGCAAAGCTGGGCTGATCCAGCCCGACGGGGTTTTCCTCGGGCTGCATCGCGGCCAGTACCTCCGCCATGAAGGCCCGGAACACGTCCTGACCTTCGCACCAACGCGCTCGGGCAAGGGTGTGGGCCTGGTCGTTCCCACCTTGTTGAGTTGGCCCGCATCCGTCGTCGTTCACGACATCAAAGGCGAGAACTGGACGCTCACCGCAGGCTGGCGTTCGCGGTTTAGCCACTGCCTCCTGTTCAACCCCACGGATGCGCAGTCGGCAGCCTACAACCCGCTGCTGGAAGTGAGGCGCGGCGCGCACGAAGTGCGCGACGTGCAGAACGTGGCCGACATTCTTGTCGATCCCGATGGCGCACTCGAACGCCGGAACCATTGGGAAAAGACCAGTCACGCGCTGTTGGTCGGCGCCATCCTGCATGTGCTGTACGCAGGCGAGGACAAGACGCTGCGCGGCGTCGCCAACTTCCTCAGCGACCCGGCGTGTCCGTTCGAGCTGACGCTGCACCGGATGATGACGACGAAGCACCTGGGCGATGCGCCTCACCCGGTTGTCGCATCCGCTGCCCGCGAAGTGCTTAACAAGTCGGACAACGAGCGATCGGGCGTGCTCTCCACCGCCATGTCGTTTCTCGGCCTGTACCGCGACCCGACCGTGGCCGAAGTCACATCGCGCTGCGATTGGCGCATCGCCGACCTGATTTCCGCCGAGCACCCGGTATCGCTCTATCTGGTGGTGCCGCCCTCCGACATAAGCCGCACCAAGCCGCTGATCCGGCTCATCTTGAACCAGATCGGGCGGCGGCTGACCGAATCGCTCGACGGCAGCGATGGCATCGCGCGCCGGCACAAGCTGCTGCTGATGCTGGACGAGTTTCCGGCGCTGGGCCGCCTCGATTTTTTCGAGTCCGCGCTTGCCTTCATGGCCGGGTACGGCATCCGCAGCTTTCTCATCGCTCAAAGCCTGAACCAGATCGACAAGGCGTATGGGCAGAACCATTCCATCCTCGACAACTGCCATGTCCGGGTGACTTTCGCCACCAACGACGAAAGGACGGCGAAAAGGATTTCAGAAACCCTCGGCACCGCCACCGAGCTTCGCGCGCAGCGCAACTACGCCGGCCACCGGCTCGCTCCGTGGCTGGGGCACCTGATGGTGTCGCGTCAGGAAACTGCACGGCCGCTGTTGACGCCCGGCGAGGTGATGCAGCTTCCACCTGATGACGCCGTGGTCATGGTGTCCAGCGTCGCCCCGATCCGCGCGAAGAAGCTGCGCTACTACGCCGACGCCAATTTCAAGAATCGCGTCCTGCCACCGCCCGCGCTCGTAGCCGGGAGGTACGCCGACGCGCCGCCAGCCCGCCCCGACGACTGGAGCGGCTTGGCGATCCCGGCCGTACCTGCGGCGCCGGCCTCGGCATCCGCCGATGGCCTGGGCGGCACCGATGACGGCGGCCCACGCCGCCAGCCCGAACTCTCCGAAACCGTCGCCTACGACCCCGAGCCGGACGCACATGCGAACGACCTGGCGCTGCTCGATGACGACGACCTGGCGCTGCCGCTTCCCGGCCAGCTCGACCCGGCCATGCAGCGCACGGCCCGGCTGGCTTCCCTCGACCCCAACGACGGAATCGACCTATGAGCCAATACCGCCTCAATCTTTTCATCCAGCCCGAGCACGCCCAGCGCCTGGACGAACTGGCCGCCAAGAAAGGCGTGTCCAAGTCGTCCATCGTCGCAGCGGCCTTGGCGTCCTGGCTGTCGCCCGATGCTGGCGACCAGCGCGAGGCCGCCATTGCCAAGCGGTTGGATCGACTGTCGCGGCAGACCGAACGCCTGGAGCGCGACCAGAACATCCAGATCGAAACGCTGGCGCTGTTCATCCGCTACTTCCTGACCGTCAGCACGCCGGTGCCCGAAGCCCATCAGGATGCGGCACGCGCCCAGGGCAAGGTGCGCTTCGAGCAGTTCGTCGAACAGTTGGGTCGCCACCTTCTGCGTGGCCGCAGTCTGGTGCGCGACGTGGTGGAGGAACTGCACCCCGATCCGATGCAGATGGATGACGCAGCAGCGATGGCCTCCGCCCATGAACGAACTGCGGAGCGTGCGTCATGAGTGCCGTTCCACAGATCCAGCCCGAACCTCGCTCATCCGCAGCAGCGTCCCAGGATCGCCGCATCCAGATGCTGCGCACTGCAATGGGGCCGCTGATCGCCGCTGCGCTCGAAGACCCGGATGTGGTGGAAATCATGCTCAACCCCGATCGCACCCTGTGGGTGGATCGGCTGTCGTCGGGTCGCTCGCCGCTGGGCGTGGAGATGCCCGAGGCCGATGGTGAACGCATCATCCGCCTGGTCGCCGCGCATGTCGGCGCGGAGGTGCATCGCGGCCAGCCGCTCTTGACCGCCGAGTTGCCGGAAACCGGCGAGCGTTTCGAGGGCATCCTGCCTCCGGCCGCCCCGGGGCCAGCCTTCGCGCTACGCAAGCGGGCCGTGAGCATCATCGGCCTGGATCGCTACGTGGCCGACGGCATCCTGACCGCCGGGCAGGCCGAGTTCCTGCGCCGCGCCGTGCGCGAGCGGCAGAACATCCTAATCGCCGGCGGCACCAGCACCGGCAAGACCACGCTGGCGAACGCGCTGCTGGCCGAGATCGCCGCCACAGGCGACCGCGTGCTGGTGCTCGAAGACACCATCGAGCTGCAATGCGCGGCCCGCGACCATGTGCCGCTGCGCACCCGCGCCGGCGTCGTCACCATGACCGAGCTGGTGCGGGCCACGATGCGCCTGCGGCCTGACCGCGTGATCGTCGGCGAGGTGCGCGGCGGCGAAGCCCTCGACCTCATCAAAGTGTGGGGCACCGGCCACCCCGGCGGCATTGCGACCATCCATGCCGGCTCCGCGCTGGGCGCGTTGCTGCGCCTCGAACAGTTGATTCTCGAAGTCGCTGTGAATCCGCCGCGGGCGCTGATCGCCGAGGCGGTCAACGTCGTCATCAACATCGCCGGACGCGGCCGCAAGCGCCACGTCGAAACCATCGCCCGTGTCGTCGGCTTCGACGGCACCGGCTATCGCCTGGCGGACGCACTGGAAACGCCGTTTCCCGAGCTGACGCCGGTTCCTCTCGCAGCCGACGCCGCTGCACATTCCCGTCCCCCAACCAACTTGGAGAACTGCCATGACGCACGTTGATTCTTTCCGCTTTTCCGTAAATCCGCTTCCTCGCCTGTCCGGCCTGGCGCGGCTGCGCAGCCTCACCCGCCCTGCGAGGCAGGGGCTGCTGCTGGCCGCGCTGCTGCTGTTGCTGGCCGGAACGGCGCAAGCCGCCGGTTCCTCGATGCCGTGGGAGGGGCCCTTGCAGTCGATTCTGGAGTCGATCCAGGGGCCGGTGGCACGCATCGTCGCGGTCATCATCATCATCGCCACGGGCCTGGCGCTGGCCTTCGGCGACACCAGCGGCGGCTTTCGCAAGCTGATCCAGATCGTGTTCGGGTTGAGCATCGCGTTCGCCGCTTCCTCGTTCTTCCTGTCGTTCTTCTCGTTCTCCGGCGGGGCCGTCGTATGAGTACGGCCAGCGACCTTCCAGGCTTCGAGGTGCCGCTGCATCGCTCGCTGACCGAGCCAATCCTGCTGGGCGGCGCGCCGCGCACCGTGGCAATTGCCAACGGCACGCTGGCCGCCGCCGTCGGGCTGGGCCTGCAACTGTGGATTCCCGGCGTGGTGCTCTGGATCGTCGGCCACTCGCTGGCCGTATGGGGTGCGCGCGTCGATCCGCAGTTCATGCAGGTCTTCGCGCGGCATATCAAACACCGCCCGCTTCTGGACGTGTGAGGGGAGGACGCCATGCTGAACCTTGCCGAATATCGTCAGCGCCCGGCCTTGCTTGCCGACTGGCTGCCCTGGGCCGGGCTGGTCGCGCCGGGCGTTGTGCTGAACAAAGATGGTTCGTTTCAACGCACGTTCCAGTTTCGCGGCCCCGACTTGGACAGTGCGACACAGGGCGAGCTGATTGCCACGTCGGCGCGGCAGAACAACGCGCTTCGCCGTACCGGGTCTGGCTGGGCCTTCTATATCGAGGCCGAGCGGATGCGGGCATCGAGCTATCCGCAATCCTCCTTTCCCGAACCACTGTCCTGGCTGGTGGATGAGGAGCGACGCGCGGCGTTCGAGGAGTCGGATGGCCATTTCGAGAGCGTCTATCACTTCACGTTGCAACACCTACCGCCGCAAGAGTCTCGCGCCCGTGCGGCTGGGATGCTGTACGAGAACCGGCCCACTGAGGGTGTGGACTGGCGTGGTCGGCTTGATTCCTTCGTGGCAGAGACCGATCGCGTGTTCGACCTGCTCGATGGTGTGATGCCGGAGATTGCCTGGCTGGACGATAGCCAGACGCTGACCTACCTGCATGCCACAGTCTCCACCCGGCGCTATCGCGTCGGCGTGCCCGACGTGCCGTTCCATATCGACGCACTGCTTGCCGATGCCGCGCTGGTCGGCGGCCTGGCGCCCATGCTGGGCGATCAGCACCTGCGCGTGGTGTCGGTACGAGGCTTCCCGACCTCGACCTGGCCGGGGATCTTGGACGACCTCAACCGCCTGGGCTTTGCGTATCGCTGGAGTACGCGCTTCCTGTGCCTGGACAAAGCCGAGGCGGAACGGGAATTGGGGCGCTTGCGGCGCCAATGGTTCGCCAAGCGCAAGAACGTCATCGCGCTGCTGCGCGAAACGATCTTTCAGCAGGAAAGCCCGCTGGTCGATACCGATGCCAGCAACAAGGCCGCCGACGCCGATGCCGCCTTGCAGGAGCTGGGCAGCGATCAAGTCGCCTTCGGCTACCTCACCGCCACGGTGACGGTGCTCGACGCCGACCCGGCCGTGGCCGACGAGAAGCTGCGCATGGTGGAGCGCGTCATCCAGGGCCGGGGTTTCGTGACCATCCCCGAAACCCTCAACGCAGTCGATGCCTGGCTGTCGTCCGTCCCCGGCAACGCATACGCGAACGTGCGTCAGCCCATCGTTTCGACGCT encodes the following:
- a CDS encoding TrbC/VirB2 family protein, which translates into the protein MTHVDSFRFSVNPLPRLSGLARLRSLTRPARQGLLLAALLLLLAGTAQAAGSSMPWEGPLQSILESIQGPVARIVAVIIIIATGLALAFGDTSGGFRKLIQIVFGLSIAFAASSFFLSFFSFSGGAVV
- a CDS encoding LysR family transcriptional regulator, which translates into the protein MEIRHLRYFLAVAEELHFARAAERLHIETSPLSRAIKELEEELGVALFARTTRSTRLTRAGRLFFESVPRVFAALQQARDSVNAAANGFHCQLRIALSDGITPSRLPALLALCRQEEPEVEVRFFEVPLSQQIKGLCGELYDLGFAQSDEVGEGIIAVPVWSDPLMVAVPARHPLLSHKQIPLEELLRYPLVLCDAVACEGHARQVERVLRRVDIEPLIAERVTSSDLMMVLVSAGLALGLTGGAHITASREQGVVARPLTGGSPMLTTYLLRPASEPSEILTRFMERVHSIKSPDAKSRR
- the trbB gene encoding P-type conjugative transfer ATPase TrbB — its product is MSAVPQIQPEPRSSAAASQDRRIQMLRTAMGPLIAAALEDPDVVEIMLNPDRTLWVDRLSSGRSPLGVEMPEADGERIIRLVAAHVGAEVHRGQPLLTAELPETGERFEGILPPAAPGPAFALRKRAVSIIGLDRYVADGILTAGQAEFLRRAVRERQNILIAGGTSTGKTTLANALLAEIAATGDRVLVLEDTIELQCAARDHVPLRTRAGVVTMTELVRATMRLRPDRVIVGEVRGGEALDLIKVWGTGHPGGIATIHAGSALGALLRLEQLILEVAVNPPRALIAEAVNVVINIAGRGRKRHVETIARVVGFDGTGYRLADALETPFPELTPVPLAADAAAHSRPPTNLENCHDAR
- a CDS encoding polyketide cyclase, which translates into the protein MSKQQNAILWPEGYTPGFTENFASNEIIAAGLSAADVWPLLVTPSLWPSYYANSANVRFHGGKGPVLADGDRFYFETFGFPVEGQCNEYVAPADGQPGRVAWHGWSGEEGTDTRLDVHHAWLVENLDGGRVRILTQETQKGKPAEELHNAKPNPMINGHQDWLDSLVETARKAKQA
- a CDS encoding VirB3 family type IV secretion system protein, with product MSTASDLPGFEVPLHRSLTEPILLGGAPRTVAIANGTLAAAVGLGLQLWIPGVVLWIVGHSLAVWGARVDPQFMQVFARHIKHRPLLDV
- a CDS encoding EexN family lipoprotein — its product is MKKIALILLSSTLAACSPSGKPDKGNLPTVDELALNPERLKKLRQQCKLDRPMLGDQLCNRVAEATRKRFYEDGDVPYTTPKEPPKF
- a CDS encoding DMT family transporter, producing the protein MGWIYLVLAGLFEIGWPVGLKMAQEPTSRWSGVAVAVSFMTISGAFLWLAQRQIPIGTAYAVWTGIGAAGTFLVGIHFYGDPTSLMRYLGVALIILGVITLKLSS
- a CDS encoding conjugal transfer protein TraG; its protein translation is MQAQGVLFGQIAAVFGIVIAGVWGATQWTAAALGYQLRLGSPWFDFFGTPVYHPWRLFEWWFFFDAYAPHVFDIGGAIAGGSGLVAVVVAIAMSVWRSRQARLVTTYGSARWADAEDIRKAGLIQPDGVFLGLHRGQYLRHEGPEHVLTFAPTRSGKGVGLVVPTLLSWPASVVVHDIKGENWTLTAGWRSRFSHCLLFNPTDAQSAAYNPLLEVRRGAHEVRDVQNVADILVDPDGALERRNHWEKTSHALLVGAILHVLYAGEDKTLRGVANFLSDPACPFELTLHRMMTTKHLGDAPHPVVASAAREVLNKSDNERSGVLSTAMSFLGLYRDPTVAEVTSRCDWRIADLISAEHPVSLYLVVPPSDISRTKPLIRLILNQIGRRLTESLDGSDGIARRHKLLLMLDEFPALGRLDFFESALAFMAGYGIRSFLIAQSLNQIDKAYGQNHSILDNCHVRVTFATNDERTAKRISETLGTATELRAQRNYAGHRLAPWLGHLMVSRQETARPLLTPGEVMQLPPDDAVVMVSSVAPIRAKKLRYYADANFKNRVLPPPALVAGRYADAPPARPDDWSGLAIPAVPAAPASASADGLGGTDDGGPRRQPELSETVAYDPEPDAHANDLALLDDDDLALPLPGQLDPAMQRTARLASLDPNDGIDL
- a CDS encoding CopG family transcriptional regulator; amino-acid sequence: MSQYRLNLFIQPEHAQRLDELAAKKGVSKSSIVAAALASWLSPDAGDQREAAIAKRLDRLSRQTERLERDQNIQIETLALFIRYFLTVSTPVPEAHQDAARAQGKVRFEQFVEQLGRHLLRGRSLVRDVVEELHPDPMQMDDAAAMASAHERTAERAS
- a CDS encoding LysR family transcriptional regulator; its protein translation is MKDIKSMDLNLLKALDVLLDERNVTRAAARLGLTQPALSGMLARLRESFGDPLFARAQRGIVPTQRALDIGISVKQVLAEIDALLQPPSFDPATAQLTFSIAATDYALRAIAVPFLSALKQHAPRVRVSLVPVESGLLQNQLERGQIDLALLTPEITPPNLHARELFKEHYVCVLREDHPAAMGRKLTVKQFCALDHALVSYDGGGFRGVTDDALEQLGKQRSVTLSVKSFLILPDILRASDMVAILPSRLVAGMDKLAISLPPMKIPGFTKTAAWHERTHHDPAHRWIRALLFTSCANNK